The genomic DNA gatgtagatttatgttttaaccagcggtctgtgtttgtttccttaaacttagtatcactgttagcttgtctgtgttatgctagcgggaggtacggagagctacaggtgtgttcagggtcgcagtcagacagtcggacacagcggttccggcccgctgcagacgttggttggatttgtttattttattttatgttattaattttttatttttttttgaagaCGTTAGTTAAGGCGGGAGGCTTGTGTTGCTTAGGCGGCCGCCTtagctgtaaagtgctgtgggaaaccctggagctgtcggttggcctccactaatgtcatgtgacataaagaatgtgttcatgtccacagagagaggaagaggagggctgtttctgtggaggagcagctgtcctgctgttctttgtgtcaggacgtcctgaaggatccagtctataccagctgtggacactggttctgcagacagtgcatcacctcatactgggaccagtctgcttcatcaggacacccctcctgtccccagtgtggaaaaagatccagaaccagacctggactgcagatagacagtcagaccagcactgtacaaagtaagactgaagatctgtctgctgatgtcatcatctctgaaaacaggaatctacctcctctatcctactgaacattaacagtcacactgatttctgtttcattctaccttttttcttctctttcagcagaaagtggtctgcaggaggttttagatgaacatcagatcagtctgagcagcacatgtgaatgtgtgactcaaggaactgatgaagcaggaactaaaaccttcctcatcagcatcttcactgaggtccacatcacagagggacagagtgaagaggttaatacccaacatgaggtgaggcagctcgAAACAGCTTTCAAggtgaagaccctccatgacgctccaatcaagtgtcaggacatctttaaagtcttacctgagcaacaggaaactgaagaggttaatacccaacatgaggtgaggcagcttgaagcagcttccaagatgaagaccctccatgacgctccaaccaaggatcaggacatctgtgaagtcttacacagagtcagagtggttctgatgaacggcgtcgctggcgttggaaaaaccttctcagtgctgaagttcactctggactgggcacagcgctccaacaaccaagatatcagtctgctgattctgttctcgttcaggtcgctgaacttgatcaaagataagCAGTGCAGCCTGCTCATgttgatccatgttttctatccaacattacagaagctcacagcagagaagctcgctggctgtaaagttctgttcatctttgacggcctggatgaaagcagactttcactggatttcaacaacagtgaggtcgtgtctgatgtcacacagaagtcatcagtcagcgtgctactgacaaacctcatcaaggggaagctgcttccctcggctctcgtctggataacttcccgacctgcagcagccaatcagatccctccttcatgtgttgacagggtaacagaagtacgaggcttcactgacgaccagaaggaggagtacttcaggaagagattcagtgatgaagagcagtcccgcagaatcatctcacacatcaagacatccaggagcctccacatcatgtgtcacatcccagtcttctgctggatcactgctacagttctggaccacatgttgactacagaccaaAGAaaagagctgcccaagaccctgactgacatgtactcacacttcctgctggttcagacaaagaggaagaagaacaagtatgatgaaggacatgagacgagtccacaggagctgacggaggctgacaggaaccttcttctgaagctggggaggctggcgtttgaacaactggagaaaggaaacatcatgttctaccaagaagacctggagcaatgtggtcttgatgtcacagaggcctctgtgttatcaggagtttgtacagagatcttcaaaagagagagtgtgatcttccagaaaccagtctacagctttgttcatctgagcgttca from Scomber japonicus isolate fScoJap1 chromosome 9, fScoJap1.pri, whole genome shotgun sequence includes the following:
- the LOC128364351 gene encoding NLR family CARD domain-containing protein 3-like, which encodes WDQSASSGHPSCPQCGKRSRTRPGLQIDSQTSTVQTESGLQEVLDEHQISLSSTCECVTQGTDEAGTKTFLISIFTEVHITEGQSEEVNTQHEVRQLETAFKVKTLHDAPIKCQDIFKDICEVLHRVRVVLMNGVAGVGKTFSVLKFTLDWAQRSNNQDISLLILFSFRSLNLIKDKQCSLLMLIHVFYPTLQKLTAEKLAGCKVLFIFDGLDESRLSLDFNNSEVVSDVTQKSSVSVLLTNLIKGKLLPSALVWITSRPAAANQIPPSCVDRVTEVRGFTDDQKEEYFRKRFSDEEQSRRIISHIKTSRSLHIMCHIPVFCWITATVLDHMLTTDQRKELPKTLTDMYSHFLLVQTKRKKNKYDEGHETSPQELTEADRNLLLKLGRLAFEQLEKGNIMFYQEDLEQCGLDVTEASVLSGVCTEIFKRESVIFQKPVYSFVHLSVQEFLAAVYKYHCYTSRKTMVLKDFLKEEEEEEEDSSLDNFLKRAMEKSLKSKNGHLDLFVRFLHGLSLESNQSLLGGLLGQTDNSPETIQRVINNLKEMNTGDISPDRSINIFHCLMEMNDRSVHQEIQEFLKSENRSEKKLSEIHCSALAYMLQMSEEPLDELDLKKYRTSQEGQQRLIPAVRNCRKARLYRCGLSETHCEVVASALKSNSSHLTHLDLTCNILSDSSVERLSAGLGSPNCRLKTLRLRYCRLSEISCDYLVSALKHNPSHLRELDLGFNDLKDSGVKQLCGFVESPDCKLETLLLFDCSLSEISCDYLASALKCNPSHLRELDLGLNDLKDSDVKQLIDLQQSPDCRLK